Proteins from one Paenibacillus amylolyticus genomic window:
- the ylqF gene encoding ribosome biogenesis GTPase YlqF: MTIQWFPGHMTRARRQIQDKLKLIDVVIELLDARLPVSSRNPMIDEILLDKPRMILLNKSDLADAKVTQEWIEYFKKEGITAFPVDASTGTNVKDIPAQAKLLLKEKIDRQLAKGINPRAVRGLIVGIPNVGKSTLINRLAGRSIALTGDRPGVTKGQQWIKVGKEMELLDTPGILWPKFEDQNVGYRLAVTGAIKEEILNAEDIAFFGISYLMRYYWDALEERYGLQEFSKDADDSDSVIAIMEQVGRIRGCIVSGGRIDLEKASRAFLRELRAGKLGRFSMEAPY, encoded by the coding sequence GTGACGATACAATGGTTTCCAGGTCATATGACTCGAGCCAGACGCCAGATTCAGGATAAGTTAAAGCTCATCGACGTGGTCATCGAACTGTTGGATGCCCGTCTGCCTGTCTCCAGCCGTAATCCGATGATTGACGAAATATTGCTGGATAAACCCCGCATGATTTTGTTGAACAAGTCGGATTTGGCAGATGCCAAAGTGACGCAAGAATGGATTGAATATTTCAAAAAAGAAGGAATTACCGCCTTCCCTGTGGATGCCTCGACAGGTACCAATGTTAAAGACATTCCGGCACAGGCGAAGCTTCTTCTGAAAGAAAAAATTGATCGTCAACTGGCCAAAGGAATTAACCCTCGTGCGGTTCGTGGATTAATTGTGGGTATTCCAAACGTGGGTAAATCAACACTGATTAACCGACTGGCTGGACGGAGTATTGCGTTGACAGGAGATCGTCCTGGTGTGACGAAGGGGCAACAGTGGATTAAGGTAGGCAAAGAAATGGAGCTATTGGATACTCCGGGTATTCTTTGGCCCAAGTTTGAAGATCAAAATGTAGGTTATCGTCTTGCCGTAACAGGTGCAATCAAAGAGGAAATCCTGAATGCAGAGGATATCGCCTTTTTCGGAATCAGTTACCTGATGCGTTATTACTGGGACGCTCTGGAAGAGAGATACGGGCTTCAGGAGTTCTCCAAGGATGCAGATGATTCCGACAGTGTTATTGCGATTATGGAACAAGTCGGCCGGATCCGTGGTTGTATTGTAAGCGGTGGACGCATTGATCTGGAAAAGGCATCGCGGGCATTTTTGCGTGAGTTGCGAGCGGGTAAATTGGGACGTTTCTCCATGGAAGCTCCCTATTAA
- the lepB gene encoding signal peptidase I yields MEQEVQHDRGNSTEEKDSRSKKAKNEIVEWLKAIVIALVLVILIRWLLFKPFVVDGPSMQPNFETGERVIVNEILYDIREPKRGEVIVFHVPSEGRDFIKRVIAVEGDTVEVHGDTVTVNGKKVDETYIQGAIDAAEANGGTYNVKDFPNEQFPDGKVPAGHVFVMGDNRPNSTDSRMIGYVSLEDIIGRADVIFWPIGEIKWINH; encoded by the coding sequence ATGGAACAAGAAGTTCAACATGACCGGGGCAATTCTACCGAAGAGAAAGACAGTCGATCCAAAAAAGCCAAAAATGAAATTGTCGAATGGCTTAAAGCCATTGTTATCGCATTAGTCCTCGTCATTCTAATTCGGTGGTTGCTCTTCAAACCGTTTGTTGTGGATGGACCGTCCATGCAACCGAATTTTGAAACGGGTGAACGTGTGATCGTCAACGAAATTCTGTATGATATCCGAGAACCGAAGCGCGGTGAAGTTATCGTCTTCCACGTACCATCCGAAGGTCGAGATTTCATTAAACGTGTTATTGCTGTCGAAGGTGATACGGTTGAGGTTCACGGCGATACCGTAACGGTTAACGGCAAAAAGGTTGATGAAACGTATATTCAAGGAGCCATTGATGCAGCTGAAGCCAATGGTGGCACCTATAACGTGAAGGATTTCCCGAATGAGCAGTTCCCTGATGGCAAAGTGCCTGCAGGTCATGTGTTTGTTATGGGAGACAACCGTCCAAATAGTACAGATAGCCGTATGATCGGTTATGTTTCATTAGAAGATATTATTGGTCGTGCAGATGTTATTTTCTGGCCGATCGGTGAGATTAAATGGATTAACCACTGA
- the rplS gene encoding 50S ribosomal protein L19 yields MNIVQAITQEQLRKDIPSFRPGDTLKVHVKVIEGTRERIQLFEGVVIKRRGGGISETFTVRKISYGVGVERAFPLHSPKIDRIEVARRGKVRRAKLYYLRELRGKAARIKEIR; encoded by the coding sequence ATGAATATCGTTCAAGCGATTACACAAGAACAACTTCGCAAAGATATTCCGAGTTTTCGTCCTGGTGACACTTTGAAAGTGCACGTTAAGGTAATCGAGGGAACTCGTGAGCGTATCCAATTGTTCGAAGGTGTTGTGATTAAACGCCGTGGTGGTGGAATTAGTGAGACTTTTACAGTTCGTAAAATTTCTTACGGTGTAGGTGTGGAAAGAGCTTTCCCGCTTCATTCCCCTAAAATCGATAGAATCGAAGTGGCTCGCCGTGGTAAAGTGCGTCGTGCGAAGCTTTATTATCTTCGTGAACTACGCGGTAAAGCAGCGAGAATTAAAGAAATTCGTTAA
- a CDS encoding polysaccharide deacetylase family protein — MEKITLSVLAMLICSITLYAYAVTHPTNAMSHKACTSWDIVKRKAFQLSHTDYTSQNALDRSTFKIETGTATEVPVLMYHYIEPELNDHQTDNKSIISLEDFKQNMKYLHDEGYHTITLDQLEQYVNGKLSLPMKSIVITFDDGYQNNYTLAYPVLQKYNFHASLFVIGSKIQDQPSESRPAIDSFISKPEMQAATDVFEFNSHTYNLHHKGFMRCGNSVPVGLDTRLLDEDIQQMKQTGIDTPYLAYPFGYTSTQMIYKLQQHGYRMAFTVKPGFVHPGDDLMKLPRLTVTTGTDLATLLQPESSLHNELPSLEDTQ; from the coding sequence TTGGAAAAGATCACGCTTTCTGTACTAGCCATGCTCATATGCTCCATTACATTGTATGCCTATGCCGTAACCCATCCTACAAATGCCATGTCACACAAAGCCTGTACCTCCTGGGACATCGTTAAACGCAAAGCGTTCCAGCTGTCACACACTGACTACACCAGTCAAAATGCACTGGATCGTTCCACCTTCAAGATAGAAACAGGTACGGCTACAGAAGTTCCTGTACTCATGTATCATTACATAGAGCCCGAACTGAACGATCACCAGACAGATAACAAATCCATCATTAGTCTGGAGGATTTCAAGCAAAACATGAAATACCTGCACGACGAAGGCTACCACACGATTACGTTGGATCAGCTTGAACAGTATGTAAACGGGAAGCTCTCCCTGCCAATGAAGTCCATTGTAATTACCTTTGATGATGGATACCAGAACAATTATACGTTAGCTTACCCTGTGCTTCAAAAATATAATTTCCATGCTTCATTGTTTGTCATTGGTAGTAAAATTCAAGATCAACCTTCAGAATCTCGCCCCGCCATTGACAGTTTCATCTCCAAACCAGAGATGCAGGCGGCAACTGATGTATTTGAATTCAACAGCCATACTTATAATCTGCATCATAAGGGATTTATGCGCTGTGGTAACAGCGTCCCAGTTGGTCTGGACACCCGTCTTCTGGATGAGGATATCCAGCAAATGAAGCAAACCGGAATAGACACACCTTATCTGGCTTACCCTTTTGGTTATACCAGCACACAGATGATCTACAAGTTACAGCAACATGGATATCGCATGGCTTTTACGGTAAAGCCCGGATTTGTTCATCCTGGAGATGATCTTATGAAACTGCCTCGTTTGACGGTCACGACAGGCACTGACTTGGCAACCTTACTCCAACCCGAATCCAGTCTGCATAATGAATTACCTTCATTAGAGGATACCCAGTAA
- the trmD gene encoding tRNA (guanosine(37)-N1)-methyltransferase TrmD, with translation MKVDVLTLFPEMFDGVFGASILGKAQTKGLVSLGATNFRNYATNKHNTVDDAPYGGGGGMVLKPDPIFAAVEDVLEQRGEAAATMKPPRIILMCPQGETFTQKKAEELVQEDHLIFICGHYEGYDERIREFLVTDELSIGDYVLTGGELPAMVAIDSIVRLIPGVLGNETSAVTDSFSTGLLEYPHYTRPPEFRGMKVPDMLLSGHHLNIEAWRREQSLLRTLERRPEMLETADLTDKERIWLKKVRLENEEKTK, from the coding sequence ATGAAAGTGGATGTATTAACGCTATTCCCTGAGATGTTTGACGGTGTGTTCGGAGCAAGCATTCTGGGCAAAGCTCAAACGAAGGGTCTGGTATCCCTCGGTGCAACCAACTTCCGTAATTATGCGACCAATAAACATAATACAGTAGATGATGCTCCTTACGGTGGGGGTGGGGGCATGGTGCTGAAACCAGATCCAATCTTTGCTGCTGTAGAGGATGTTCTGGAGCAACGCGGAGAAGCTGCGGCAACGATGAAACCTCCGCGTATCATTCTAATGTGTCCGCAAGGTGAGACGTTTACACAGAAAAAAGCAGAAGAACTGGTACAGGAAGATCATCTGATTTTTATATGCGGACATTATGAAGGTTACGATGAGCGAATTCGCGAATTTCTCGTGACGGATGAACTATCCATTGGTGATTACGTACTCACGGGTGGGGAGTTACCTGCTATGGTTGCCATCGACAGCATCGTACGTCTGATCCCAGGTGTGCTTGGAAATGAGACAAGCGCCGTAACGGATTCATTCAGTACTGGACTTCTCGAATATCCACACTACACACGTCCACCCGAGTTTAGGGGCATGAAAGTACCGGATATGCTGTTGTCAGGACACCATCTGAACATCGAGGCGTGGCGCAGAGAGCAGTCATTGCTTCGTACGTTGGAGCGCAGACCGGAGATGTTGGAGACGGCCGACTTGACAGACAAAGAACGAATTTGGCTCAAAAAGGTTCGTTTAGAGAATGAAGAGAAGACAAAATAG
- a CDS encoding KH domain-containing protein, with protein MEELVSIIAKALVDHPEDVAVRTVEKDRLVVYELTVHPDDVGKVIGKQGRIAKSLRTVVTSAAVKMDKRVTVDIIS; from the coding sequence ATGGAAGAATTAGTAAGCATAATTGCTAAGGCTTTAGTCGATCATCCGGAAGATGTGGCGGTTCGGACGGTTGAGAAAGACCGGCTTGTCGTTTATGAATTAACCGTTCATCCTGACGATGTCGGGAAGGTTATTGGTAAACAGGGACGAATCGCGAAATCACTTCGTACAGTCGTCACATCAGCAGCAGTTAAGATGGATAAACGGGTTACCGTTGATATCATATCTTAA
- the rpsP gene encoding 30S ribosomal protein S16, with product MAVRIRLKRMGAHKAPFYRVVVSDSRSPRDGRFIEEIGYYNPVEQPAVVKIDEDKALQWLQNGAQASDTVRNLLSKAGVMKKFHESKLSK from the coding sequence ATGGCAGTTCGTATTCGTCTGAAACGTATGGGTGCTCACAAAGCTCCTTTCTACCGCGTAGTGGTATCGGATTCCCGTTCCCCACGTGACGGTCGTTTTATCGAGGAGATCGGTTACTACAACCCGGTTGAACAACCGGCTGTTGTTAAGATCGATGAAGATAAAGCATTGCAATGGCTTCAAAACGGTGCACAAGCATCTGACACTGTCCGCAACTTGCTTAGCAAAGCGGGCGTGATGAAGAAGTTCCACGAGTCTAAATTATCTAAATAA
- the ffh gene encoding signal recognition particle protein, translated as MAFEGLTTRLQNVFSKLRGKGKVSDEDVAEAMREVRLALLEADVNFKVVKEFIAKVKEKAVGKEVMESFTPGMVIIDIVNKELTDLMGGSQAKLAKANKPPTVLMMVGLQGAGKTTTSGKLAKMLQKQNSRPLLVAGDIYRPAAIKQLQVLGEQIKAPVFTLGDQTSPVEIARQGLQHAKDNGNDYVIIDTAGRLHVDEELMEELRQIHSVVNPDEVLLVVDSMTGQDAVNVAEHFNQQLNLTGVVLTKLDGDTRGGAALSVKAVTGCPIKFASLGEKLDALEPFHPERMASRILGMGDMLSLIEKAQLNIDTDKAKEMERKMRNAEFTFEDFLEQMDQVKKLGPIDQIMDMIPGMGKMKQAKDLKVDDKQMGRIEAIVYSMTTEEKRNPDLINHSRRKRIATGSGTSLAEVNRLIKQFDEMRRMMKQFSDMMGPKGGKNKAMKQLKGMSKGMKFPFR; from the coding sequence ATGGCATTTGAAGGATTAACGACCCGATTACAGAATGTGTTCAGCAAGCTGCGCGGCAAAGGCAAGGTGTCTGATGAAGATGTAGCCGAGGCTATGCGCGAGGTACGTCTGGCATTGCTCGAAGCGGATGTAAACTTCAAAGTGGTCAAGGAATTCATCGCCAAGGTGAAAGAGAAGGCTGTTGGCAAAGAAGTGATGGAGAGCTTCACGCCAGGAATGGTCATCATCGACATCGTTAACAAGGAACTAACGGATTTGATGGGTGGAAGCCAAGCAAAACTGGCTAAAGCAAACAAACCGCCTACGGTGCTGATGATGGTTGGTTTGCAGGGTGCTGGTAAAACAACCACATCGGGTAAACTGGCTAAAATGCTGCAAAAGCAAAACAGCAGACCATTGCTTGTTGCAGGAGATATTTATCGTCCGGCAGCGATCAAACAGTTGCAAGTACTCGGTGAGCAGATCAAAGCGCCGGTATTCACACTGGGAGATCAGACAAGCCCTGTGGAGATCGCACGTCAAGGTCTCCAACATGCCAAAGATAATGGCAATGACTATGTGATTATCGATACAGCTGGACGTCTGCATGTTGATGAAGAGCTGATGGAAGAGCTTCGCCAGATTCACAGCGTAGTGAATCCGGATGAAGTACTGCTTGTGGTAGACAGCATGACAGGTCAGGACGCGGTTAACGTAGCAGAACACTTTAACCAGCAGCTTAATCTGACCGGGGTTGTTCTGACGAAGCTGGACGGCGATACTCGTGGTGGTGCTGCGCTTTCTGTCAAAGCAGTTACGGGTTGTCCAATCAAGTTTGCTTCCCTTGGAGAGAAACTTGATGCGTTGGAGCCGTTTCACCCGGAACGTATGGCTTCACGGATTCTCGGTATGGGTGACATGTTATCTCTGATAGAGAAAGCACAATTAAACATTGATACCGATAAAGCCAAGGAAATGGAACGGAAGATGCGTAATGCAGAATTTACGTTTGAAGATTTCCTGGAGCAGATGGATCAAGTGAAAAAGCTGGGACCCATCGATCAGATCATGGATATGATTCCCGGCATGGGCAAGATGAAACAAGCCAAGGACCTGAAGGTTGATGATAAACAGATGGGCCGGATCGAAGCGATCGTATACTCAATGACGACCGAAGAGAAACGCAATCCGGACTTGATCAACCATAGCCGTCGGAAGCGTATTGCTACCGGAAGCGGAACATCTCTGGCTGAAGTAAATCGTCTGATCAAGCAATTTGATGAGATGCGCCGCATGATGAAACAGTTCTCGGATATGATGGGACCTAAAGGCGGTAAAAATAAAGCGATGAAGCAGCTTAAAGGCATGAGCAAAGGAATGAAGTTTCCTTTCCGTTGA
- a CDS encoding putative DNA-binding protein: MSQENRLEKTNRINLLFAFYELLLTEKQQTFLKYYFHDDFSLGEIAAEFEISRQAVYEHIKRAEQVLENYESKLGLLEKHERRNRNLEDLQNALERAGVSVDNNKQIHDIVAQLSE, encoded by the coding sequence GTGAGTCAAGAAAACCGGCTTGAGAAGACCAACCGGATTAACTTGCTGTTTGCTTTTTATGAATTGTTACTCACCGAGAAACAGCAGACTTTTCTAAAGTATTACTTTCATGACGATTTTTCACTTGGTGAAATTGCAGCCGAGTTTGAGATCAGCCGCCAGGCGGTATACGAGCATATCAAGCGTGCCGAACAAGTGCTGGAAAATTACGAAAGCAAGCTGGGCTTGCTGGAAAAGCATGAACGGCGTAATCGCAATCTTGAAGATTTGCAAAATGCATTGGAACGCGCAGGCGTCTCCGTTGATAACAACAAACAAATACACGATATCGTTGCTCAGCTCAGCGAATGA
- a CDS encoding hemolysin III family protein: protein MANTYTYSRREEVANAVTHGIGAALSVAALVILIVFSSMKGTAWHVVSFTIYGVTMLLLYTSSTLVHAWKDGKVKDLFEIFDHSSIYLFIAGSYTPLLFIAVRGTLGWTLFGIIWGIALFGVIFKAFFTKRFLFMSTIFYIAMGWLIVIAWQPLMSAIPTGGIVLLVAGGLMYTLGTLFYVWRAFPYHHAIWHLFVLAGSILHFFMVLLYLTPLR from the coding sequence ATGGCCAATACGTATACCTATTCTCGCCGTGAAGAAGTCGCCAATGCTGTGACACATGGAATCGGCGCTGCACTCAGTGTCGCTGCACTGGTGATATTGATTGTATTTTCAAGCATGAAAGGCACGGCCTGGCATGTGGTCAGTTTCACGATCTACGGGGTTACCATGCTGCTGCTCTATACGAGCTCTACACTCGTGCATGCATGGAAAGATGGAAAAGTGAAAGATTTATTTGAGATTTTCGACCATTCTTCCATTTATTTGTTTATTGCCGGATCGTACACTCCGTTATTGTTTATTGCTGTTCGCGGTACACTTGGATGGACCCTGTTCGGTATAATCTGGGGAATCGCATTATTCGGTGTGATTTTTAAGGCGTTTTTTACGAAAAGGTTTCTATTCATGTCCACGATTTTCTATATTGCGATGGGCTGGCTCATCGTTATTGCCTGGCAGCCGCTCATGTCTGCCATTCCTACAGGCGGAATTGTATTGCTGGTCGCTGGAGGCCTGATGTATACACTGGGGACGCTCTTTTATGTATGGCGTGCATTTCCTTACCACCATGCGATTTGGCATCTCTTTGTGTTGGCAGGCAGTATTCTTCATTTCTTTATGGTACTGCTGTACCTGACACCACTTCGCTAG
- the smc gene encoding chromosome segregation protein SMC: MFLKRIELGGFKSFADKTELEFVRGITAVVGPNGSGKSNISDGIRWVLGEQSAKSLRGGKMEDIIFAGSDARKAVNFGEVSLTLDNEDHALALDFGEVTVTRRVHRSGDSEYFINKQSCRLKDITELFMDTGIGKEAYSIIGQGRIEEILSTRSEDRRGIFEEASGIVKYKSRKRDATRKLDETEQNLLRIHDLVTELEDQIGPLKEQSEKAIHYKELRSQLKSQEISMYVYQIEQIHASWSKANERLQSLKQEEVGLAAIVSTHDAKLENDRNALRILETETEQLQSALLQFSEATEKSEGLGELLKERSHHLQTNQEQLKVTLAASEERHRERETELLALREKFGKLEHELDEVRNQLSQEEAKLIGVTGGISQQQEESLKGNLLELMNQMAQTRNEIRYVDQQKETLERRMNRATEESGKWEDQKETLESRKADIEKKVARLGKEISDLRGGYITESERLQSLQKLLEESRGTVRKWEQKREAQVSRRDTMKEMQDDFDGFMLGVKEVLKASRKGTLSGVHGAVAELVKVPEKIELAVETAMGASLQHVVMENESVSRQAIAFLKQRQLGRATFLPLDVIRPRAIGAAERSMIEGMEGFVGIGADLVQFDSKYAAIIGSLLGNVIIAETLEVANKIAARCQYRFRVVTLEGDVVNAGGSMTGGSQHKKNGSLLSRKRQLDQLDQDILDTENQIVKLHRSVDDVKVQLEQCQDKLDELRQSGDDTRNAEQQASMEMKQVEHELRHVLEQVAVAGQEKSGFTEEIKELDAARIVAEKKLEQLEEEEKATHRAIHAAEFARKANESAKEELQSQLTELKVREGKLDQERFSNGEQLRRLEREVESLVKDLCQNRTLLASMEADLKKTQTESVKQIEDLNEYRLKKAEASQELDFKRASRSELSKKLELAESETKEQRTQLKAVEEQMRQTEISVNRLDVELENILRKLTDEYELGYELAKERYPVPDDVEHTQAEVQKLKRSISALGDVNLGAIEEFQRVNERYEFLSEQKNDLVEAKTTLYQVIREMEDEMAKRFKITFDAIRREFGTVFTKLFGGGRADLVLMDPERLLETGIDIVAQPPGKKLQNLQLLSGGERALTAMALLFAILHVKPVPFCVLDEVEAALDEANVVRFAQYLREFSEQTQFIVVTHRKGTMEEADVLYGVTMEEGGVSKLVSVKLDDEEAVIA; encoded by the coding sequence ATGTTTTTAAAACGGATTGAATTGGGTGGATTCAAGTCATTCGCCGACAAAACGGAGTTGGAATTTGTTCGTGGCATTACGGCTGTTGTAGGTCCGAACGGAAGTGGCAAGAGTAATATATCGGACGGAATCCGATGGGTTCTGGGGGAACAAAGTGCCAAGTCGCTGCGTGGTGGCAAGATGGAAGATATCATTTTTGCAGGCAGTGACGCACGGAAGGCCGTTAATTTTGGCGAAGTGTCGCTAACGCTTGATAACGAGGATCACGCACTTGCATTGGATTTCGGTGAAGTGACGGTGACTCGTCGTGTACATCGCAGCGGAGATAGTGAATATTTTATTAACAAGCAATCTTGTCGCCTGAAGGATATCACGGAGTTGTTTATGGATACGGGTATCGGTAAGGAAGCCTATTCGATTATTGGACAGGGACGAATTGAAGAGATTCTGAGTACCCGTTCAGAGGATCGCAGGGGCATCTTTGAAGAAGCTTCAGGTATCGTTAAATATAAATCCCGCAAACGGGATGCTACGCGCAAGCTGGATGAGACAGAACAGAATTTGCTGCGTATTCATGATCTGGTGACCGAACTGGAAGATCAGATTGGACCGTTAAAGGAACAATCGGAGAAAGCCATTCACTATAAAGAACTTCGTTCTCAGCTCAAATCGCAGGAAATTTCCATGTATGTGTACCAGATTGAACAGATTCATGCATCCTGGAGTAAGGCCAACGAAAGGTTGCAATCGCTAAAACAGGAAGAGGTTGGACTGGCAGCGATTGTCTCTACGCATGATGCGAAGCTGGAGAATGATCGGAACGCGCTGCGTATCCTGGAAACAGAGACAGAGCAACTGCAATCCGCCTTATTGCAATTCAGTGAAGCGACGGAGAAAAGTGAAGGGCTTGGAGAACTGCTCAAGGAGCGCTCGCATCATCTGCAAACGAATCAGGAACAGCTCAAAGTAACGCTTGCCGCCAGTGAAGAGAGACATCGCGAACGGGAAACCGAGCTGCTTGCACTGCGTGAAAAGTTTGGCAAACTTGAGCATGAGCTGGATGAGGTTCGAAACCAGTTGTCCCAGGAAGAAGCCAAACTCATCGGTGTCACAGGCGGCATTAGTCAGCAGCAGGAGGAAAGCCTCAAAGGCAACTTGCTCGAACTGATGAATCAGATGGCTCAGACACGCAATGAAATTCGTTATGTGGATCAGCAGAAAGAAACGCTGGAGCGCAGAATGAATCGTGCAACTGAAGAATCAGGCAAATGGGAAGATCAGAAAGAGACATTGGAAAGTCGCAAAGCGGACATTGAGAAAAAAGTGGCTCGTTTGGGCAAAGAAATCAGTGATCTGCGTGGTGGTTATATTACGGAAAGTGAACGACTTCAGTCGCTGCAGAAGCTGCTCGAAGAAAGTCGGGGCACGGTCCGTAAATGGGAACAGAAGCGTGAAGCCCAAGTCTCCCGCCGTGATACGATGAAAGAGATGCAGGATGATTTTGACGGATTCATGCTGGGTGTCAAGGAGGTCCTTAAGGCTTCACGCAAAGGTACGCTGAGCGGTGTTCATGGAGCTGTCGCTGAACTCGTCAAAGTTCCCGAGAAGATCGAACTTGCAGTAGAGACAGCAATGGGGGCATCCTTGCAACATGTGGTCATGGAAAATGAATCAGTTTCCAGACAGGCCATTGCGTTCCTGAAGCAACGCCAGTTGGGACGTGCAACGTTTCTGCCGCTGGATGTCATTCGTCCTCGTGCCATTGGTGCGGCTGAACGTTCCATGATCGAAGGCATGGAGGGCTTTGTCGGGATTGGTGCTGATCTCGTACAATTCGATTCCAAGTATGCTGCGATCATTGGCAGTCTGTTAGGTAATGTTATTATTGCCGAAACGCTGGAGGTCGCCAATAAAATTGCAGCTCGCTGCCAGTATCGTTTCCGGGTTGTGACACTCGAAGGTGACGTGGTCAATGCTGGTGGTTCCATGACAGGTGGTAGCCAGCACAAGAAAAACGGGAGTCTGCTCAGCCGGAAACGGCAGCTTGACCAGCTGGACCAGGATATTTTGGATACCGAAAATCAGATTGTGAAACTGCATCGCAGTGTGGATGATGTAAAAGTTCAACTGGAGCAGTGTCAGGACAAACTGGATGAACTTCGTCAGTCCGGTGACGATACCCGAAATGCGGAACAGCAGGCTTCCATGGAAATGAAGCAGGTAGAGCATGAGCTTCGTCACGTGCTTGAACAGGTTGCCGTGGCCGGGCAGGAGAAGAGCGGGTTCACCGAAGAGATTAAAGAGCTGGATGCGGCACGCATCGTTGCTGAGAAGAAGCTGGAGCAGCTTGAAGAGGAAGAAAAAGCGACTCATCGCGCCATTCATGCAGCTGAGTTTGCTCGCAAAGCCAACGAATCCGCGAAGGAAGAATTGCAGAGCCAACTCACCGAATTGAAAGTACGCGAAGGCAAGCTTGATCAGGAGCGATTCTCCAATGGGGAACAACTGCGACGTCTGGAGCGGGAAGTAGAGTCGCTGGTCAAAGATCTGTGTCAAAATCGCACCTTGCTAGCTTCAATGGAAGCAGATCTCAAGAAAACACAGACTGAGAGTGTCAAGCAGATTGAAGATCTGAACGAGTACAGGCTGAAGAAAGCGGAAGCCTCCCAGGAGCTGGACTTCAAACGTGCTTCCCGAAGCGAGTTGTCCAAAAAGCTTGAACTTGCCGAGAGCGAAACGAAGGAACAGCGCACGCAGTTGAAAGCTGTGGAAGAGCAGATGCGACAGACGGAAATTTCCGTCAACCGGTTGGATGTTGAACTGGAAAATATATTGCGAAAGCTTACGGATGAATACGAGCTGGGCTATGAACTGGCCAAAGAGCGTTATCCTGTGCCGGACGATGTAGAGCATACACAGGCAGAGGTACAGAAGCTCAAGCGCAGTATATCCGCCCTGGGTGATGTCAACTTGGGAGCGATTGAGGAGTTCCAGCGAGTCAATGAGCGATATGAGTTCCTAAGTGAGCAAAAAAATGACCTGGTGGAAGCCAAAACAACGTTGTATCAGGTGATCCGGGAAATGGAAGACGAGATGGCGAAGCGGTTCAAGATCACGTTTGATGCAATCCGCCGTGAGTTCGGCACCGTGTTTACGAAGCTGTTTGGAGGGGGACGTGCTGACCTTGTTCTGATGGACCCGGAGCGCTTGCTTGAAACAGGGATAGATATTGTGGCTCAGCCACCAGGCAAGAAACTGCAAAACTTGCAACTTCTATCCGGCGGGGAGCGGGCTTTGACCGCGATGGCATTGTTATTTGCTATTTTGCATGTCAAACCTGTACCATTCTGCGTACTGGATGAAGTAGAGGCGGCGCTGGACGAAGCTAACGTGGTACGTTTTGCCCAGTACTTGCGTGAATTCTCCGAACAGACACAGTTCATCGTAGTTACTCATCGCAAAGGTACAATGGAAGAGGCGGATGTGCTGTACGGTGTTACGATGGAAGAGGGCGGAGTATCCAAGCTCGTTTCGGTTAAACTGGATGATGAGGAAGCCGTAATTGCCTGA